In a genomic window of Chryseobacterium sp. G0162:
- a CDS encoding GLPGLI family protein: protein MKKQMILLMVLIGGVVNAQTHRFIYELQYRPDPNDAAYDKEEMVLDINPEEVKFYEFEFLVNDSLNILHGGMSSQHTSQSEQTIIRKRNSNKNKNYFQIRMMPYYYVFETEDNIQWKIETETKKINNYNLQKATARFGGRNWTVWFTTDVNIPEGPYKFRGLPGLVLYAEDDKKDFIYSLSRNINLPKTYNTKGFLERHYSLDPITIDFKKWIKLNLEFYNDPYARMRTEFQPDWNVKIEGQQIKSKEEFAGLTKQTQANIKKYYNPIELDKAIPYP, encoded by the coding sequence ATGAAAAAACAGATGATCCTTTTGATGGTATTGATTGGAGGTGTGGTAAATGCACAGACTCATCGATTCATCTACGAACTCCAATACAGGCCGGATCCTAATGATGCAGCTTATGATAAAGAAGAAATGGTGCTGGATATTAATCCTGAAGAAGTAAAATTCTATGAATTTGAATTTCTAGTGAATGATTCTCTTAACATTCTTCATGGCGGAATGTCATCTCAGCATACCAGCCAATCTGAGCAAACAATCATTAGAAAAAGAAACTCCAATAAAAATAAAAACTATTTCCAGATCAGAATGATGCCTTATTATTATGTTTTTGAGACAGAGGATAATATTCAATGGAAAATAGAGACTGAAACGAAGAAAATCAATAATTATAATTTGCAGAAGGCAACAGCAAGATTTGGCGGGAGAAATTGGACTGTATGGTTTACAACGGATGTTAATATTCCTGAAGGCCCTTATAAATTCAGGGGCTTGCCGGGGCTTGTTCTATATGCAGAAGATGATAAAAAAGATTTTATTTATTCTTTATCCCGAAATATTAACCTTCCGAAAACATATAATACAAAAGGTTTTCTCGAAAGACATTACTCATTAGATCCCATTACTATTGATTTTAAGAAATGGATAAAACTAAACCTTGAATTTTATAATGATCCCTATGCTAGAATGAGAACAGAGTTTCAACCGGATTGGAATGTAAAGATTGAAGGGCAGCAGATCAAAAGTAAAGAGGAATTTGCCGGTTTAACTAAACAAACACAAGCTAATATTAAAAAATACTATAATCCTATAGAGCTGGATAAAGCAATTCCTTATCCATAA
- a CDS encoding M1 family metallopeptidase, producing the protein MKRFFSGMLVVVSLLQLSAQELYMPRNIKRAYEKGTRDISGAPGKNYWQNKGIYNVDVKVDANTKTVSGKETIVYTNNSPDNLNELAIRFVNNLHKPQSPRSGSVSKDFLSTGLKIKSFIVNGEKYDINSEDWGTVEKVKLKSVLKSKSKAEVKIEWEYPLSVQSGREGQIDPETFYVAYSFPRISVYDDYNGWDMLPHSDRQEFYNDFNDYSFAITAPKNYVVWATGDFLNPEAVLQPEYLKRYKASLKSDKLMHIATEQEMKSGKVTQQNKWNVWKFKANHITDFCFALSNHYVWDAASVQLKTKRASVQAGYKAGAKDFEHYVDWMRYNLDWFSKNWPGVEYPYNVMTAIQGYADMEYPMMINDTSIPDDLQDARLTADHEIAHTYFPFYMGINETRYAFMDEGWATTLEYLIGIDENGEAKAKEFYKNFRVKKWINDPSAEQDQPIITMSTQVSGSGYGNNSYVKASLSYLALKDYLGDELFKKALHHYMNNWNGKHPVPWDYFNSMNTGSGKNLNWFFQNWFYTNNYIDLKAAGASQMNDLLTVNVVNVGGFAIPFDAVLSYEDGTTEKLHFSPSVWEKDQKLTDLVIPIKKKVKSVLLDGDLFMDYTPGDNSRTL; encoded by the coding sequence ATGAAGAGATTTTTTTCCGGAATGTTGGTTGTAGTTTCATTGTTACAACTCTCTGCTCAGGAATTGTATATGCCGAGAAATATTAAAAGAGCTTATGAAAAAGGAACCCGTGATATTTCTGGTGCACCGGGCAAAAACTACTGGCAGAATAAAGGAATATATAATGTTGATGTAAAAGTAGATGCCAATACAAAAACTGTTTCCGGAAAAGAAACAATTGTTTATACCAATAACAGCCCGGATAACCTTAATGAATTGGCAATAAGATTTGTAAATAATCTGCATAAACCACAATCTCCAAGATCAGGATCGGTCTCCAAAGATTTTTTATCCACTGGACTTAAGATCAAATCATTCATTGTAAATGGTGAAAAATATGACATCAATAGTGAGGATTGGGGAACCGTTGAAAAAGTAAAATTGAAATCAGTTTTAAAATCAAAATCAAAAGCTGAGGTTAAAATTGAATGGGAATATCCGCTTTCTGTGCAAAGTGGTAGAGAAGGGCAGATTGATCCTGAGACGTTCTATGTAGCATATTCTTTCCCAAGAATTTCTGTTTATGATGATTATAACGGATGGGACATGCTTCCGCATTCCGACAGACAGGAGTTTTATAATGATTTTAATGATTATAGCTTTGCGATTACCGCTCCAAAGAATTATGTGGTGTGGGCAACCGGAGATTTCCTAAATCCCGAAGCCGTTCTTCAGCCGGAATATTTAAAACGATATAAAGCTTCATTGAAAAGTGATAAACTGATGCATATTGCCACTGAGCAGGAAATGAAGTCAGGGAAAGTCACCCAGCAAAATAAATGGAATGTCTGGAAGTTTAAAGCCAATCATATTACGGATTTCTGTTTTGCATTGAGTAACCATTATGTGTGGGATGCAGCCAGTGTTCAGCTTAAAACCAAAAGAGCAAGCGTTCAGGCAGGATATAAAGCAGGAGCAAAAGATTTTGAACATTATGTAGACTGGATGCGTTATAACCTGGATTGGTTTTCCAAAAACTGGCCGGGAGTAGAATATCCTTATAATGTAATGACAGCTATTCAGGGATATGCAGATATGGAATATCCGATGATGATTAATGATACCAGTATTCCGGATGACCTTCAGGATGCGAGGCTTACAGCAGATCATGAAATTGCACATACTTATTTCCCTTTCTATATGGGAATTAACGAAACGAGATATGCCTTTATGGACGAAGGGTGGGCAACTACCTTAGAATATTTAATTGGAATTGATGAAAATGGGGAAGCTAAAGCGAAAGAATTTTACAAAAACTTTCGGGTCAAAAAATGGATCAATGATCCTTCAGCAGAACAGGACCAGCCGATCATTACAATGAGTACACAGGTAAGTGGTTCCGGGTACGGAAACAATTCGTATGTGAAAGCATCCCTATCTTATCTTGCCTTAAAGGATTATTTGGGAGATGAACTATTCAAGAAAGCATTACATCATTATATGAATAACTGGAACGGAAAACATCCGGTTCCATGGGATTATTTCAATTCTATGAATACTGGTTCCGGGAAAAATCTGAACTGGTTCTTCCAAAATTGGTTTTACACGAATAATTATATTGATTTAAAAGCAGCAGGAGCTTCACAGATGAATGATTTGCTTACAGTGAATGTGGTGAATGTAGGTGGATTTGCCATTCCGTTTGATGCTGTATTATCCTACGAGGATGGGACCACAGAGAAATTACATTTTTCACCTTCTGTTTGGGAAAAAGATCAAAAATTAACCGATCTGGTGATTCCTATTAAGAAAAAAGTGAAATCTGTATTGCTGGACGGAGATCTTTTCATGGATTATACACCGGGAGATAACAGTAGAACTTTATAA
- a CDS encoding outer membrane beta-barrel family protein, translating into MNKTLLFLCLPIMMLAQKQKIAGTVMNTENEKLSAININLYNSRNELIKELKTDGNGGFILEGVKEQNVKLVVKNNGYSLFEKNLDLENPDALQIILRKESQEIEGVVMTQRKPLVKRKIDRLEFNVENSNISSLNAWEILKNTPSVTVNNNVLTVKGSTGILVTINDKKVILTGDELKNLLENTQGDEVKSIEVITNPPAKYEASGSAVLNIVMKKNKIEGYRGILSSKYIQTQYAKAVFGLSQYYKKDKLSIMASYYKGMGTYFREGSDYVRYPESQTTWISTMNRKDKNTNQNTLNFNVEYELDSLTSLSLNYSGYFSPKSYGIYDVPTLIYNNQDIVESNYRTLNDHESSSNNSSVSFQIDRKLNKKSSLSWINYFTGNNADKYQNVTTHLDFAGQTPRGENFVTQNKADVQLYSTQLDYQWKGDKLELESGAKYSFVKTNSKLDFSDNENGVMEFRPEKSSDFNYKEYNFALYSSLSYNMGKWNFKGGLRAEMTDLEGIVSEPYNRNKNNYWSFFPTFYAQYTTENKHEFGFSYGKRISRPSYSWLNPAKSYYNLFSYFQGDPQLKATIIHNLNLSYSWKDWHLDLYYRKELYPSMEISYQVPETNNVVYNFTNIEKGQAFGLSLYKNFQIKPWWNVIMSENLEHNENYFNGVDGMLYQNKVWNWMSNISTSFILDKSTDWKMEMGHRYFSPGIQGPFTISSNWSAYFVMNRKFFNKKLEAAFVVNDIFKTTRQKVVTRYANQDNYFLDYTDTQGFTLTLKYNFGNQSVKNAKTIKKTSEQERL; encoded by the coding sequence ATGAACAAAACTCTTCTTTTTCTGTGTCTTCCCATAATGATGCTGGCTCAAAAACAAAAAATTGCAGGAACGGTAATGAATACCGAAAACGAAAAACTTTCTGCAATAAATATCAACCTGTACAATTCCAGAAATGAGTTAATCAAAGAGTTAAAGACTGATGGCAATGGAGGCTTTATTCTGGAGGGTGTCAAGGAGCAAAATGTAAAATTGGTCGTGAAGAACAACGGATATTCTCTATTTGAAAAAAATCTGGACCTGGAAAATCCGGACGCTTTACAAATTATTCTCAGAAAGGAATCTCAGGAAATAGAAGGAGTGGTGATGACCCAACGGAAACCATTGGTGAAAAGGAAAATAGATCGACTGGAGTTTAATGTGGAAAATAGCAATATTTCATCACTCAATGCATGGGAGATTTTAAAGAATACACCCAGTGTTACTGTCAATAATAATGTGCTTACGGTAAAAGGAAGTACAGGAATTTTGGTCACCATTAATGATAAAAAAGTAATACTGACAGGTGATGAACTTAAAAATCTCTTGGAAAACACACAGGGAGATGAGGTGAAATCTATAGAAGTGATTACCAATCCACCAGCAAAATATGAAGCTTCAGGAAGCGCTGTACTGAATATTGTGATGAAAAAGAACAAGATTGAGGGCTATCGTGGAATTCTGTCTTCAAAATATATTCAAACACAATATGCGAAGGCCGTTTTTGGACTGTCTCAATATTATAAGAAGGATAAACTTTCCATTATGGCAAGCTATTATAAAGGGATGGGTACTTATTTCCGTGAAGGATCTGACTATGTCCGTTATCCCGAAAGCCAGACCACATGGATAAGTACGATGAACAGGAAGGATAAAAACACTAACCAGAATACCCTGAATTTTAATGTAGAATATGAGTTGGACAGTTTGACTAGCTTAAGCCTCAACTATTCAGGGTATTTTTCTCCAAAGTCTTATGGAATTTATGATGTACCCACATTAATCTACAACAATCAGGATATTGTAGAATCAAATTATAGAACTCTGAACGATCATGAATCAAGTTCCAATAATAGTTCAGTTAGCTTTCAGATAGACCGAAAACTGAATAAAAAAAGCAGTCTCTCCTGGATTAATTATTTTACAGGAAACAATGCTGATAAGTACCAAAATGTAACGACTCACCTGGATTTTGCAGGTCAGACTCCAAGAGGTGAGAATTTTGTAACGCAGAATAAGGCTGATGTTCAGCTGTATTCTACCCAATTGGATTATCAGTGGAAAGGAGATAAGTTGGAGCTGGAATCCGGCGCGAAGTATAGTTTTGTAAAAACAAACAGCAAACTTGATTTCTCGGATAATGAAAATGGAGTGATGGAATTCAGGCCTGAAAAAAGCAGTGATTTTAATTATAAAGAATATAATTTTGCTTTATATTCCTCATTATCATACAATATGGGAAAGTGGAATTTTAAAGGAGGTCTTCGTGCAGAAATGACAGATCTTGAAGGAATTGTTTCTGAACCTTATAACCGTAATAAAAATAATTACTGGAGTTTTTTCCCAACCTTTTATGCCCAATATACTACAGAAAATAAGCATGAATTTGGATTTTCTTATGGAAAAAGAATCAGCAGACCTTCTTATTCATGGCTGAATCCTGCAAAATCTTATTATAATCTGTTTTCATACTTCCAGGGAGATCCTCAATTAAAGGCAACTATTATTCATAATCTTAATCTTTCATATTCCTGGAAAGACTGGCATCTTGATCTGTACTACCGAAAAGAGTTGTATCCTTCTATGGAAATTTCATATCAGGTACCAGAAACGAACAATGTGGTGTATAATTTCACCAATATTGAAAAAGGACAGGCATTTGGGTTAAGTTTATATAAAAATTTCCAGATAAAGCCTTGGTGGAATGTCATTATGTCTGAAAATCTTGAACACAATGAAAATTATTTCAATGGAGTAGATGGAATGCTGTATCAAAATAAAGTCTGGAATTGGATGTCTAACATTTCTACCAGCTTTATACTGGATAAAAGTACTGATTGGAAAATGGAAATGGGACATCGATATTTCTCTCCGGGAATACAAGGGCCATTCACAATTTCAAGTAATTGGTCTGCCTATTTTGTGATGAACAGGAAGTTTTTCAATAAAAAACTGGAAGCGGCATTTGTAGTAAATGATATTTTTAAAACCACCCGCCAGAAGGTTGTTACCCGATATGCCAATCAGGATAATTATTTTCTGGATTACACAGACACTCAAGGGTTCACTCTAACTTTGAAGTACAATTTTGGAAATCAATCTGTGAAGAATGCGAAAACAATCAAAAAGACATCTGAGCAGGAAAGACTTTAG